One genomic region from SAR324 cluster bacterium encodes:
- a CDS encoding flagellin, translating to MAIRINHNISSLNTQRQLGNTTSIQAKNLERLSSGLKINRGADGPAVLVSSERMRSQISGLKQAVDNSEVAISQVQTAEASLEEVSRLLINARQLAVHAANEGANDALMLQADQEEITNALDTVDRIAKYTQFGTKNLIDGSRGANGVANGENMEYVTAGVNTKTSPVSGYRVSIDQVATRSEMKGQVALTQAVIDAGERITISEGGKTLTFVTEAGQNVDSTLNALDVKIKEVGLNVDLLRDEGGIIHMRHKEYGSKFGITASSSTAGILSVEGNVSVQAIRGQDVAGKINGEEAVGDGQILTGKVGTANVEGLAVRYTGESVPQPAYEVGTVAVFQNSLSYQIGANAGQTTRLSLKDMSSRALGKGVKTESGFKTLREVNVQTEAKAQDTIRVLDSALAEVSTTRATIGAFQKNNLESNLNSLRNAHENLTNAESVLRDADMASEMAEFTRNQIMLQSGTAMLAQANQTPQAVLSLLGQ from the coding sequence ATGGCTATCAGAATCAACCATAATATTAGTTCATTAAATACACAAAGGCAGTTAGGGAACACCACCAGCATTCAGGCGAAAAATCTGGAACGATTGTCATCTGGCTTGAAAATCAATCGTGGCGCGGATGGACCCGCTGTGTTGGTAAGTTCCGAAAGAATGCGATCTCAAATCTCAGGCCTGAAACAGGCTGTTGATAACTCGGAAGTCGCGATTTCACAGGTTCAAACCGCTGAAGCTTCATTGGAGGAAGTCAGCCGACTGTTGATCAATGCACGACAACTTGCTGTGCATGCGGCGAACGAAGGCGCCAATGACGCTTTGATGCTGCAAGCAGACCAGGAGGAAATCACCAATGCTCTGGATACGGTTGACCGTATTGCAAAATATACCCAGTTTGGAACAAAAAACCTGATTGATGGAAGCCGGGGAGCCAATGGCGTTGCCAATGGTGAAAACATGGAATATGTCACTGCGGGTGTGAATACCAAAACATCTCCTGTTTCAGGATATCGTGTGAGCATTGATCAGGTTGCGACACGTTCTGAAATGAAAGGACAGGTGGCACTGACACAGGCTGTTATTGACGCTGGTGAACGGATCACCATTTCTGAGGGAGGCAAAACTTTGACGTTTGTCACCGAGGCCGGACAAAATGTGGATTCAACCTTGAACGCACTCGATGTCAAAATCAAGGAAGTCGGACTGAATGTCGATCTTCTTCGGGATGAAGGGGGTATCATTCACATGCGGCATAAAGAATATGGCAGCAAGTTTGGTATCACAGCATCCAGTTCAACCGCCGGAATTCTGTCAGTGGAAGGCAATGTGTCCGTACAGGCAATTCGTGGACAGGATGTCGCCGGAAAGATCAATGGTGAGGAGGCTGTTGGTGATGGGCAGATTCTCACAGGAAAAGTCGGGACTGCCAATGTTGAGGGACTTGCTGTGAGATATACAGGAGAGTCTGTTCCTCAACCAGCCTATGAAGTGGGAACCGTTGCGGTGTTCCAGAACTCACTCAGCTATCAGATTGGCGCGAATGCCGGGCAAACCACCCGGTTATCGCTCAAGGATATGAGTTCCAGGGCCTTGGGCAAAGGCGTTAAAACCGAGTCCGGATTTAAAACTTTGCGCGAAGTGAATGTTCAAACTGAAGCCAAGGCACAGGATACGATCCGTGTTTTGGACTCTGCGCTGGCAGAAGTCTCGACCACAAGGGCGACCATTGGAGCCTTCCAGAAAAACAACCTGGAAAGTAATTTGAACTCCTTGAGAAACGCTCATGAAAATTTGACCAATGCCGAGTCAGTCTTGCGAGATGCGGATATGGCATCGGAAATGGCCGAATTTACCAGGAATCAGATCATGCTACAGTCTGGAACTGCCATGCTGGCTCAGGCAAATCAGACTCCTCAGGCAGTCTTGTCCTTGCTGGGACAATAA
- a CDS encoding KamA family radical SAM protein — translation MYSGIDQHLILEWSLRLKISLATKKQGVDALKQVISRETVLSQQLKLDVEQLRAITREYRVRIPEYYLNLIEAPDDPIWKQSVPDERELDSDNLPEDPFLEDDPHYSPVPHLTHRYPDRVLLLVTDQCPMYCRYCMRKRKTQKHGGVTRSTIQQGIAYIQRTPAVREVILSGGDPLMLADSLLERILRQIRAVEHVEILRIHTRMPCVLPQRVTPELARMIARFHPLFMVVHFNHPRELTPEAKTALGYLADAGIPLNNQSVLLKGVNDDPVVLRTLCLELLKSRVRPYYLHQADLVHGTDHFRTRVETGLEIMRSLRGQISGLAVPQYVLDGPGGGGKIPLYPDDQQVVLEEKVILKNCDGGNMEYPQVAKD, via the coding sequence ATGTATTCCGGGATTGATCAACATCTGATTCTTGAATGGAGTTTGAGATTGAAAATCTCTTTGGCAACAAAGAAACAGGGCGTGGACGCCTTGAAACAGGTTATATCTCGTGAAACAGTCCTCTCTCAGCAATTAAAATTGGATGTTGAACAACTGAGAGCCATCACTCGTGAGTATCGAGTACGCATTCCGGAATATTATCTGAATCTGATTGAAGCACCGGATGACCCCATTTGGAAGCAGTCCGTTCCTGATGAACGTGAACTGGATTCAGACAATCTTCCTGAAGATCCCTTTCTTGAAGATGATCCGCATTATTCTCCTGTTCCTCATTTAACTCACCGTTACCCGGATCGTGTGTTGTTGCTTGTCACCGATCAATGTCCGATGTATTGCCGTTATTGCATGCGCAAACGCAAAACCCAGAAACATGGAGGTGTGACACGCTCCACGATTCAGCAGGGGATTGCCTATATCCAGCGTACACCTGCGGTTCGTGAAGTGATTTTATCCGGGGGAGACCCCTTGATGTTGGCGGACTCTCTGCTGGAAAGAATTCTCAGACAGATCCGGGCTGTCGAACATGTGGAAATCCTCAGGATTCATACGCGGATGCCCTGTGTTCTGCCCCAACGGGTGACTCCTGAACTGGCTCGAATGATCGCGCGGTTTCATCCGCTGTTCATGGTAGTGCATTTCAATCATCCCCGTGAGTTGACCCCTGAAGCCAAAACCGCACTGGGCTATCTGGCTGATGCCGGAATTCCCTTGAATAACCAGTCTGTTCTGCTCAAAGGGGTCAATGATGATCCGGTGGTGTTACGGACGCTCTGTCTGGAACTGTTAAAGAGTCGGGTTCGTCCCTATTATCTCCATCAGGCGGACCTGGTGCATGGAACCGATCATTTCAGAACCAGGGTTGAAACAGGATTGGAAATCATGCGTTCACTACGTGGCCAGATCAGTGGTTTGGCGGTTCCGCAGTATGTGCTTGACGGTCCAGGAGGAGGCGGTAAAATCCCGTTATATCCTGATGATCAACAGGTTGTTCTGGAAGAAAAAGTTATTTTGAAAAATTGTGACGGCGGCAATATGGAATATCCCCAGGTCGCCAAAGATTGA
- a CDS encoding methyl-accepting chemotaxis protein: protein MAGWFVTVMIVQPVRNVTHMAVNISRGNLSMDKMETHSRDEISDLTESLNNLQGSLQQIIARFRSSSNRIMNFSSMIHDTAKDVADTANGLDKRVQIQSRDLRKCTEIIQEMAQMMESVVHITREGASLSKNAYRESLDGNRLMSQMQGKIDEISRMTREIHTSIGLIYEFANNTAILAINASVEAIKAGDSGKGFGVVASEIRKLAEQSTTYAIQIGNLVERAQYTVDDGVTITKAVDQSFQNIKDIVHSMSDSQQSIAQMIKNQSQHSHNIIVTTIHEIERGMVKTGTEARHLSQSAASQSEKINNLSKMTLQTLQTLKVFRIGSISVKDDNS, encoded by the coding sequence ATGGCAGGATGGTTTGTGACCGTGATGATTGTGCAACCTGTGAGGAATGTCACTCACATGGCTGTAAATATTTCCAGGGGAAATCTCAGTATGGATAAAATGGAGACACATTCCCGGGATGAAATCTCTGATTTGACTGAAAGTCTCAATAATCTTCAGGGCAGTCTCCAACAGATCATCGCACGGTTTCGTTCTTCTTCAAACAGGATCATGAATTTTTCCAGTATGATTCATGATACAGCCAAAGATGTGGCCGACACGGCAAACGGTCTGGATAAACGGGTACAGATTCAGTCCAGAGATTTGCGGAAATGCACAGAAATTATTCAGGAAATGGCTCAGATGATGGAAAGTGTTGTGCATATTACGCGCGAGGGCGCCTCCTTGAGCAAAAATGCTTATCGAGAGTCACTGGATGGAAACCGGCTTATGAGCCAGATGCAGGGGAAAATTGACGAAATCAGCAGGATGACCCGTGAGATTCATACCAGTATTGGATTGATTTATGAATTTGCCAACAACACGGCAATTCTGGCCATCAACGCATCGGTTGAAGCCATCAAGGCCGGCGATTCAGGAAAAGGATTCGGTGTTGTCGCGTCTGAAATCAGAAAACTGGCCGAACAATCGACCACTTATGCCATACAGATCGGAAATCTGGTGGAACGGGCACAATACACTGTGGATGATGGTGTGACTATTACCAAAGCGGTGGATCAATCCTTTCAGAACATTAAAGATATTGTGCATTCCATGTCAGACAGCCAGCAGTCGATCGCGCAGATGATTAAAAACCAAAGTCAGCACAGCCATAATATTATTGTGACAACCATTCATGAAATTGAACGAGGCATGGTAAAAACAGGAACAGAAGCAAGGCATTTGAGTCAATCGGCAGCCTCACAATCTGAAAAAATCAACAATCTCTCAAAAATGACGCTCCAAACGTTGCAGACCCTTAAGGTTTTCAGAATAGGCAGCATTTCGGTCAAGGACGATAATTCATGA
- a CDS encoding pentapeptide repeat-containing protein, whose amino-acid sequence MRLNKRYLMIFLLMVPVLYVVMNPHFRKTTAGISDDAPLELSATEQSRRVVSPLWLEAGMEVDSFSKDKLNKRIKQGFKFIQGAPLEEMDLTGAYLMSMNLSGTRFNRTILKNAQLINTVWAFADLTEADLSESTLRGARFKDAIVVRTNFQGARLQGAQGLPEWVMQGVSADQIFEFNILVHRVRRGFNQLDGSRLTGGDFSGVFLKNGSFQQADLSHVNFSHADLRGSRFDGAVLDFADFSGADVRGACFIKVRGLPPWISMGLNDQGVFDEKQLVAAVRAGFHQLQGAFLPGADFSGVRFSEADVRQAVLPGANFSGSSWHLSNFEDSDLSGSLMTDVFFEKTLFHKARWHRTQLEGAVFDHAEGLPPWIQAGLDEQGIYHQKTLVRAISQGFKQLQGAQLEGALLEAIELTNANLEFANLKNTRWIRVNLPHSSLRHANLQGAQWLDSDCQHVDLSEANLAESDWERTDLRHGNLTGVYLNETGMNQTRILALWKDKLQGLAGNPSWE is encoded by the coding sequence ATGCGCCTGAACAAACGTTATTTGATGATTTTCCTCCTGATGGTTCCGGTTCTGTATGTTGTCATGAACCCTCACTTCAGGAAAACTACAGCCGGGATCTCTGATGATGCGCCGTTGGAACTGTCAGCGACAGAACAATCACGACGTGTTGTAAGTCCTCTATGGCTGGAGGCTGGCATGGAAGTGGATTCTTTTTCAAAAGACAAATTGAACAAACGTATCAAGCAGGGTTTTAAATTTATTCAGGGCGCGCCTCTGGAAGAAATGGATCTGACCGGCGCCTATCTGATGTCCATGAATTTATCGGGCACACGTTTTAACCGAACGATCCTGAAAAACGCGCAATTGATCAATACCGTATGGGCCTTCGCGGATCTGACAGAAGCGGATCTCAGCGAGAGCACATTGCGTGGCGCCCGGTTTAAAGACGCAATTGTGGTCAGAACCAATTTTCAGGGCGCCCGACTTCAGGGGGCGCAGGGACTTCCGGAATGGGTGATGCAGGGGGTTTCCGCAGACCAGATATTTGAATTTAATATTCTGGTCCATCGTGTTCGCCGGGGCTTTAATCAGCTTGATGGAAGTCGGTTGACAGGTGGTGATTTTTCAGGCGTGTTTCTAAAAAACGGATCCTTTCAACAAGCGGATCTGAGCCATGTGAATTTCAGTCATGCGGATTTACGAGGCAGTCGTTTTGATGGTGCTGTGCTTGATTTTGCTGATTTTTCAGGCGCGGATGTGCGGGGAGCCTGTTTTATAAAAGTCCGTGGTTTGCCTCCATGGATCTCAATGGGATTGAATGATCAGGGGGTCTTTGACGAAAAACAGCTTGTGGCCGCGGTTCGTGCAGGATTTCATCAACTACAGGGAGCCTTTTTACCCGGAGCTGATTTTTCAGGTGTCCGGTTTTCTGAAGCTGATGTTCGTCAGGCTGTTTTACCTGGAGCTAATTTCAGTGGCAGTTCATGGCATTTATCAAATTTTGAAGACAGCGATTTATCCGGAAGCCTGATGACAGACGTATTTTTTGAAAAGACTCTGTTTCATAAGGCACGCTGGCATCGAACTCAACTGGAGGGTGCGGTGTTTGATCATGCGGAGGGATTACCGCCATGGATTCAGGCAGGACTCGATGAACAGGGGATCTATCACCAGAAAACACTGGTTCGCGCCATCAGTCAGGGATTCAAACAATTGCAGGGCGCTCAGCTTGAAGGGGCCTTACTGGAAGCCATTGAGCTGACGAACGCGAATCTTGAATTTGCCAATTTAAAAAATACAAGATGGATTCGGGTCAATCTGCCCCATTCAAGTTTGCGGCATGCGAATCTTCAGGGCGCTCAGTGGCTTGATTCAGATTGTCAGCATGTGGATCTGTCTGAGGCGAATCTGGCGGAAAGTGACTGGGAACGGACTGATTTGCGTCATGGCAATCTAACCGGGGTCTATCTGAATGAAACAGGGATGAATCAAACACGAATCTTGGCATTATGGAAAGACAAACTGCAAGGGCTTGCCGGTAACCCGTCATGGGAATAA
- a CDS encoding inositol monophosphatase, with translation MKMTLEFLEETIRIAGREALNWAERLGDLKIHHKGEKDLVSEADIAVEHCIRQNMRKYFPEFGFYGEEGGEQIGKVGRWIVDPIDGTLSFTKGQYHWSISIAVELEHELRMGAVYAPAMDTLYIAEAGAGAFKNGTAIHVSDVDTLEKAVVASGFACLRSNLEDNNLPRFGRIASRLSGIRVLGSAAIDCCFVADGRLDGFWEQNLNLYDIAAGMVIAREAGAVVTDFSGNPWQKPEQILISNPRLHPQLVELM, from the coding sequence ATGAAAATGACTCTGGAATTTCTGGAAGAAACCATAAGAATCGCTGGCAGGGAAGCCCTGAACTGGGCTGAGAGGCTGGGTGATCTGAAAATTCATCACAAAGGTGAAAAAGACCTGGTTTCAGAAGCCGATATCGCTGTTGAACACTGTATTCGCCAGAATATGCGTAAATATTTTCCCGAGTTTGGATTTTACGGTGAAGAAGGCGGAGAACAAATCGGCAAAGTTGGTCGCTGGATTGTTGATCCCATTGATGGAACCCTTTCCTTCACCAAAGGACAATACCACTGGAGCATCAGCATTGCGGTTGAACTAGAACATGAACTGAGGATGGGCGCTGTTTACGCACCGGCGATGGACACTTTATACATTGCTGAAGCAGGTGCTGGAGCCTTCAAAAATGGCACCGCGATCCATGTCTCGGATGTGGACACACTCGAAAAAGCAGTGGTTGCTTCAGGCTTTGCCTGTCTGCGGTCAAATCTGGAGGACAATAATCTTCCGCGCTTCGGGCGCATTGCCAGCCGGCTTTCCGGAATCAGGGTTCTGGGCTCCGCCGCCATTGACTGCTGTTTTGTGGCAGATGGTAGACTGGATGGCTTTTGGGAACAAAATCTCAATTTGTATGACATTGCGGCAGGAATGGTGATTGCCAGGGAAGCTGGTGCGGTAGTGACCGATTTTTCCGGAAACCCGTGGCAGAAACCTGAGCAGATTCTTATCAGCAATCCCCGACTTCATCCACAACTGGTTGAATTGATGTGA
- a CDS encoding cytochrome c, with protein sequence MKVIPFLSVLFLIVFLSYALAQAEDSVSVATRNSIIQYRKIFMDAKGLHTQAIKLLVSKKIGLYSQIVTHAEALNKMAEDMPHLFPPGSQGADSRTLPTIWNKDGTLSQTFVEQAQIMKQEAKKMAEIAKTQDMDLIKKQLREFAANGCRGCHSLFRGEDSEWESM encoded by the coding sequence ATGAAAGTTATACCATTCCTGTCAGTATTGTTTCTGATTGTTTTTCTATCCTATGCTCTGGCGCAGGCAGAGGACAGTGTCTCTGTAGCAACGCGAAACTCCATCATTCAATATCGCAAAATATTTATGGATGCCAAAGGTCTTCATACCCAGGCCATCAAACTGCTGGTCAGTAAAAAAATTGGTCTTTACTCCCAGATTGTGACCCATGCGGAGGCTCTGAACAAAATGGCTGAAGATATGCCGCATCTCTTTCCACCAGGATCCCAGGGTGCTGATTCCAGAACATTGCCCACCATATGGAATAAGGATGGAACACTGTCTCAGACATTTGTTGAACAAGCACAGATCATGAAGCAGGAAGCAAAAAAAATGGCAGAAATTGCGAAAACACAAGATATGGACTTGATCAAAAAACAGTTACGTGAATTTGCGGCAAACGGTTGCCGGGGTTGCCACTCGCTGTTTCGTGGAGAAGATTCTGAATGGGAATCAATGTAA
- a CDS encoding glycerol-3-phosphate acyltransferase has product MLVGRLWLGIDIRQHGSGNIGMTNVMRAGGKGPGAVTFLLDFAKGAVAVVIARFGLSESGMELPELFTHYTLIGVVAVLGHVHSVFLGFKGGKGISTLFGVLAVLDFRVGLLVAVIWVVVFIAKKISSLSSLVMLGCLPFMFVLVYSISGQGINWTQTGLMLFLSLWLIYQHRENIRRLLDGTEGTLKVQGKR; this is encoded by the coding sequence ATGCTGGTAGGGCGCCTATGGCTGGGGATTGATATCAGACAACATGGTAGCGGTAATATCGGCATGACCAACGTCATGCGTGCCGGAGGAAAAGGGCCCGGCGCAGTGACCTTTCTGCTGGATTTTGCGAAAGGCGCGGTGGCTGTGGTTATTGCCAGATTCGGCTTGTCGGAGTCTGGAATGGAACTGCCGGAGTTATTCACGCATTATACACTGATTGGCGTGGTCGCTGTGCTGGGTCATGTGCATTCCGTCTTTCTGGGTTTCAAGGGAGGAAAAGGCATTTCAACCCTGTTTGGTGTGCTGGCCGTGCTGGATTTTCGTGTAGGATTGCTGGTTGCGGTGATCTGGGTTGTTGTCTTTATCGCGAAAAAAATTTCGAGTTTGTCTTCACTGGTCATGCTGGGATGCCTGCCGTTCATGTTTGTGCTGGTTTATAGTATTTCAGGGCAGGGAATCAACTGGACGCAAACCGGATTGATGCTATTTTTGTCGCTATGGCTGATTTATCAGCATCGAGAAAATATCAGGCGACTCCTGGATGGAACAGAAGGCACTTTGAAAGTGCAGGGAAAACGTTAA
- a CDS encoding biotin carboxylase: MNNDILKWSSKQSAWSRSFTFEHVKCLIVCRGPIRKEAIEIFESLGTQPCGILLSDKDSIVYPQTLAPELRMIKNRKSSVHSVPDYTGASKEEKIARINQIIQICKDHGYTHLFAGYGFMAEDGEFIESIENADIVFVGPGSHVAHSAGAKDEAKLLARKLGVSVTPGVDNITALTLLAKAGTDGEGYLKSLISQYHLEIADGYNQETLERKAEYVLQASYDKRVDLITIPELQTETAKQIQNIWSTLPGRRIRLKHIGGGGGKGQRIVQKPEEIAEAVKAVLIESKATGAGDNKNFLIELNIENTRHNEVQLLGNGEWCVELGARDCSLQMHEQKLLEVSLTEELLEASIRDYEAQGKTRKAEVLKADLKTVRAMCQQAQKFGEEIRLNSASTFECIVEKDSHYFMEVNTRIQVEHRVTEMAYSLKFANPADPEEYFILDSLVGAMLFIACYGKQIPKPERLPRNVSGCEARINATNAALKPHAGGILRYWSPPLENELRDDQGIGILNPDTGLFQSYNLAGAYDSNVALIVNHGESRLNNFQQLANILRKTEIRGTDLHLNIGFHYGLLNWLIGNDAMVKPSTRFVQSYLALVGHIRQISDLVNLDIAWNLLIKRVKDQNGKDAVTMCETKQTLLTRPLKILLDDSHLMAGWLATRPLPRWKLDNNQFIWVRNPLEILDELYHYVRLEEHPGVEPSEQIWEDDQKLITRGLDFYKELKQRLGNPDMDWQTLDKVLSGSEIPGNRFTPELWANIQASHRGFQLGLDILKMPAALGKESQFFDFHGNDELEVEIPAIFTDSKRINEMITALAPPPPAKSNEILSWTGGTFYSRETPTSPPYVTIGQHVETGEVVGLLEVMKMFNPIRAEFPGTIKSMKLDGSTGVIVARGQVLFEIEPDIPPVIETEEEILKRQKEETERLMQWW; the protein is encoded by the coding sequence ATGAACAACGATATTCTGAAATGGTCATCCAAACAAAGTGCATGGTCTAGATCTTTTACTTTCGAGCATGTCAAATGTCTGATTGTCTGTCGCGGACCCATCCGGAAAGAAGCCATTGAAATCTTTGAGAGCCTGGGAACTCAGCCGTGTGGCATTTTGCTTTCTGATAAAGACAGCATCGTTTACCCGCAAACGCTGGCACCTGAATTGAGAATGATCAAAAACCGGAAAAGCTCTGTCCACTCTGTTCCAGATTATACCGGTGCTTCCAAAGAAGAAAAGATCGCGAGAATCAATCAGATCATTCAAATATGCAAAGATCATGGCTATACACATCTGTTTGCCGGTTATGGTTTCATGGCTGAAGATGGAGAGTTTATTGAATCCATTGAAAACGCTGATATTGTGTTTGTTGGTCCGGGTTCGCATGTCGCGCATAGCGCCGGCGCAAAAGATGAAGCCAAGCTACTTGCAAGAAAACTCGGTGTCTCGGTTACACCGGGTGTGGATAACATCACTGCGCTTACACTGTTAGCCAAGGCTGGAACAGATGGCGAAGGATACTTAAAATCCTTAATTTCCCAGTATCATCTTGAAATCGCTGACGGCTACAATCAGGAAACCCTGGAACGAAAGGCGGAATATGTGTTACAGGCATCCTATGACAAACGAGTTGACCTGATTACAATTCCTGAACTTCAAACAGAAACCGCAAAACAAATTCAAAATATCTGGTCCACCCTCCCTGGAAGACGCATCCGCTTAAAACATATTGGCGGTGGGGGTGGAAAAGGTCAGCGTATCGTACAAAAACCTGAAGAAATAGCAGAAGCCGTCAAGGCGGTGTTGATTGAATCCAAAGCGACTGGCGCAGGCGACAATAAAAACTTTCTGATTGAGCTCAACATCGAGAACACACGCCATAATGAAGTTCAATTGCTTGGTAATGGGGAGTGGTGTGTCGAATTGGGTGCCCGTGACTGTTCCTTGCAGATGCATGAACAGAAACTGCTGGAAGTGTCCTTGACTGAGGAATTGCTGGAAGCCTCAATTCGTGACTATGAAGCACAGGGAAAAACCAGAAAAGCGGAAGTACTCAAGGCAGATTTGAAAACTGTGAGGGCCATGTGCCAGCAGGCTCAGAAATTCGGCGAGGAAATTCGTCTCAATTCGGCCTCCACCTTTGAGTGTATTGTGGAAAAGGATTCACACTATTTTATGGAAGTCAACACACGGATCCAGGTGGAACATCGTGTGACGGAGATGGCTTATTCCCTTAAATTCGCTAATCCTGCTGATCCTGAAGAATATTTCATTCTGGATTCTCTGGTAGGTGCCATGCTGTTTATCGCCTGTTACGGGAAACAGATTCCGAAGCCTGAGAGGCTTCCCAGAAACGTTTCAGGTTGCGAAGCACGGATCAACGCTACCAATGCGGCCCTCAAACCTCATGCGGGAGGAATTCTCCGTTATTGGTCGCCACCACTGGAAAATGAATTACGCGATGACCAGGGAATTGGCATTCTGAACCCTGATACAGGCTTGTTTCAATCCTATAATCTGGCAGGCGCTTATGATTCCAATGTGGCGTTGATCGTGAACCATGGTGAGTCCAGGCTGAATAATTTTCAACAACTGGCAAATATTCTCCGGAAAACAGAAATCCGTGGAACAGATCTGCATTTAAATATTGGCTTCCATTACGGCTTGCTCAACTGGCTCATAGGCAATGACGCAATGGTCAAACCCTCAACCAGGTTTGTCCAATCCTACCTGGCGCTGGTCGGCCACATTCGTCAAATATCGGATCTGGTCAATCTGGACATTGCCTGGAATCTGCTCATCAAACGCGTTAAAGATCAAAACGGCAAAGACGCTGTTACGATGTGTGAGACGAAGCAAACCCTGTTGACACGCCCACTCAAGATTCTTCTGGATGATTCCCATTTAATGGCTGGCTGGCTGGCAACACGCCCCTTACCTCGTTGGAAACTGGACAATAACCAGTTTATCTGGGTGAGGAATCCTCTGGAAATTCTGGATGAACTCTACCATTACGTCAGACTCGAGGAACATCCCGGAGTAGAGCCCAGTGAACAGATCTGGGAAGATGACCAGAAACTGATCACACGTGGTCTGGACTTTTATAAAGAACTGAAACAGCGTCTGGGTAATCCTGACATGGATTGGCAGACACTCGACAAGGTGCTTTCCGGTTCAGAAATTCCCGGGAATCGTTTCACACCTGAATTGTGGGCTAATATTCAGGCTTCCCATCGTGGCTTCCAGTTAGGTTTGGATATTCTTAAAATGCCGGCAGCACTGGGCAAAGAATCTCAATTTTTTGATTTCCATGGAAATGATGAACTTGAAGTAGAAATTCCGGCAATCTTTACCGATTCAAAACGAATCAATGAAATGATAACCGCCTTGGCACCACCGCCGCCAGCCAAAAGCAATGAGATCCTGAGTTGGACTGGTGGAACCTTCTACTCTAGAGAAACACCAACCTCTCCGCCTTATGTGACAATCGGGCAGCATGTCGAAACCGGAGAGGTTGTGGGACTTCTGGAAGTCATGAAAATGTTCAACCCGATCCGCGCGGAATTTCCCGGAACCATTAAATCGATGAAACTTGATGGTTCCACAGGTGTTATTGTGGCACGGGGACAGGTTCTGTTTGAAATTGAACCTGATATTCCACCAGTCATTGAAACGGAAGAAGAAATTCTCAAGCGTCAAAAAGAAGAAACTGAACGATTGATGCAATGGTGGTAA